The proteins below come from a single Tenuifilum thalassicum genomic window:
- a CDS encoding NfeD family protein: MKTIKFKRVLAFLFLIYLIPTASAQDSTSQKKLVYKINIKENIMPAAWRSVKVGFDEAKQKNADIILIHLNTYGGMVNIADSIRTKFLNSTIPVWVFIDNQAASAGALISIACDSIYMRKGGSIGAATVVDQSGKVVPDKFQSFMRSTMRATAEAKGYDTIITGTDTILKWRRDPRIAEAMVDPSIYIDGIIDTGKVLTFTTEEAIKYGYCEGKAENINEVMQHAGIKEYTVIEFRPSLIDGIIGFLTNPMVSGLLIMVIIGGIYFELQTPGIGFPIAAAVVAAILYFAPLYIEGLVENWEIVIFILGVILVMVEIFAIPGFGITGISGIILMVAGLTLAMVDNETLRDPVSFNILTILKPFGIVVLSVFLGLIAGIYLSRKVLTSSLFPNLALQNNLPNEDGYIGIDSKIKSKVGAEGTAITTLRPAGKVEIDGEWYDAIAEFGYIEKGSKIKITKDEAGQLYVTKIS; this comes from the coding sequence ATGAAAACAATAAAGTTCAAAAGAGTATTAGCATTTCTCTTCCTTATATATCTTATACCAACAGCATCGGCCCAAGATAGTACCTCACAAAAGAAGTTAGTTTATAAGATTAACATTAAGGAAAACATCATGCCTGCTGCCTGGCGGTCGGTGAAAGTTGGTTTTGACGAGGCCAAGCAAAAGAATGCCGATATCATCCTCATCCACCTGAACACATATGGTGGCATGGTTAACATTGCCGACTCAATTAGAACAAAGTTTCTGAACAGCACAATACCTGTTTGGGTTTTCATTGACAACCAAGCTGCTTCAGCGGGAGCTCTGATTTCTATTGCCTGCGATAGCATTTATATGCGCAAAGGAGGAAGCATCGGAGCAGCTACGGTAGTAGACCAATCGGGCAAAGTGGTACCCGATAAGTTTCAATCGTTTATGCGAAGTACCATGCGAGCAACTGCTGAAGCCAAAGGCTACGACACCATAATTACTGGTACTGACACGATACTAAAATGGCGGCGAGACCCAAGAATTGCAGAAGCCATGGTAGACCCATCAATCTATATTGATGGGATTATTGACACAGGCAAGGTTTTAACATTCACCACTGAAGAAGCCATCAAATACGGATACTGTGAAGGTAAGGCAGAAAACATCAACGAAGTGATGCAGCATGCCGGTATAAAGGAGTATACTGTTATTGAATTTCGGCCATCGCTTATTGATGGAATTATAGGATTTCTTACAAATCCAATGGTATCGGGGTTACTTATCATGGTTATTATTGGGGGAATATACTTTGAACTACAAACGCCTGGGATAGGATTCCCTATTGCCGCTGCTGTTGTTGCAGCAATTCTTTACTTTGCCCCGTTATATATAGAGGGTCTTGTCGAAAATTGGGAAATCGTTATTTTTATTCTTGGTGTAATTCTTGTAATGGTCGAAATTTTTGCTATTCCTGGCTTTGGGATAACAGGAATTTCAGGAATTATACTTATGGTTGCAGGACTAACACTAGCAATGGTCGATAACGAAACTCTACGAGACCCAGTATCCTTTAACATCCTAACCATTCTTAAACCATTTGGAATAGTTGTGCTCTCGGTATTTCTAGGTTTAATAGCGGGGATATACCTTAGTCGCAAGGTTTTAACGTCATCATTATTCCCAAACCTTGCTCTTCAAAACAACTTACCCAACGAGGATGGTTATATCGGCATTGATTCTAAAATAAAGAGCAAGGTTGGAGCTGAAGGTACGGCAATAACAACACTCCGCCCAGCAGGTAAAGTTGAAATAGATGGAGAATGGTACGACGCTATTGCAGAATTTGGTTATATTGAAAAAGGGAGCAAAATAAAAATCACCAAAGACGAGGCAGGGCAACTATACGTCACTAAAATCAGCTAA
- a CDS encoding GNAT family N-acetyltransferase: MENITIRDFTPNDFEELNEVWQLTDLGNSKRGDNLEIIMQSIKMGGKLLVAVTQENRVIGTSWMTFDGRRIHLHHVGVHPQYQGKGIGKRLTIESLIYVKEKGYQVKLEVHKNNTRAINLYKQFGFQYLGDYDVYIIRDLQSINT, encoded by the coding sequence ATGGAAAACATTACCATTCGCGATTTTACTCCAAACGATTTTGAAGAGTTGAATGAGGTTTGGCAGCTAACTGACTTAGGCAATTCAAAACGTGGAGATAACCTCGAAATAATTATGCAAAGCATTAAAATGGGAGGTAAACTCCTAGTAGCTGTAACCCAAGAAAACAGGGTTATTGGAACAAGTTGGATGACATTCGATGGACGAAGGATTCATCTTCATCATGTTGGTGTGCATCCACAATATCAAGGAAAAGGAATAGGGAAAAGGCTAACAATTGAATCACTGATATATGTTAAAGAAAAAGGTTACCAGGTTAAGCTCGAAGTACATAAAAATAATACCCGAGCGATTAACCTGTACAAACAATTTGGCTTTCAATATTTAGGCGACTACGATGTTTATATTATTAGAGACCTACAAAGCATAAACACATAA
- a CDS encoding menaquinone biosynthetic enzyme MqnA/MqnD family protein: MYKISAISYLNTAPFAYGLKHSSVNKKIKLLYDYPAECARKLLKNEADLSLLPVGALNDFDSYHIVSNFCIGSVGPVRSVTLISNNKLNDIRKIYLDYQSRTSVLLVKILCKRVWKISPEFVSLKPTDNYKSLEKNEAILLIGDRVFEAEKYYSNIIDLSEEWYNFYKLPFVFAVWVSKRKLSDEFIKELNNGLELGVNSIESAVDEFNQLVICRSEAIEYLKHNISYRLDEEKLKAIELFQELSNTIDL, translated from the coding sequence ATGTACAAAATATCAGCAATATCGTACTTAAACACAGCACCATTTGCATATGGGTTAAAGCATTCGTCGGTTAACAAAAAGATAAAGTTACTATATGACTACCCCGCTGAATGTGCTCGAAAACTTTTAAAAAATGAAGCTGATTTAAGTCTTCTACCGGTGGGTGCGTTAAACGACTTTGACTCTTATCACATTGTAAGTAACTTTTGTATAGGCTCTGTTGGTCCTGTACGCTCCGTTACACTTATTAGTAATAATAAGCTGAACGATATAAGAAAAATTTATCTCGATTACCAATCGCGCACTTCGGTTCTTCTCGTTAAAATCCTTTGCAAAAGGGTTTGGAAAATCTCACCAGAATTTGTTAGCCTAAAACCAACCGACAATTATAAATCTCTTGAAAAAAATGAAGCTATTTTGCTTATAGGTGATAGAGTTTTTGAGGCAGAGAAATACTATAGTAATATTATTGACCTATCAGAAGAATGGTATAACTTCTACAAGTTACCATTCGTTTTTGCTGTGTGGGTTTCAAAACGAAAATTATCTGATGAGTTCATCAAGGAGCTAAACAACGGTTTAGAGCTTGGAGTTAATTCAATTGAAAGTGCTGTTGATGAATTTAATCAGCTAGTTATTTGCCGTTCTGAGGCCATTGAATACTTAAAACATAACATTTCCTACAGGCTTGATGAAGAAAAACTTAAGGCAATAGAACTATTTCAAGAGTTATCAAACACAATAGATTTGTAG
- a CDS encoding SagB/ThcOx family dehydrogenase: MKRTFTLVALLTGMLGFSQPGTIVKLPQPNKARGKTIMEAFALRASAREFSSANIDLQDVADLLWAAVGINRPEIGKKTAPSAMNTQDVDVYLINKEGAYVYKPKEHALMLVNEGDFRSAVAGAQKYFDNAALFLVMVSDTSRFKQGNASQKMQLAAMDAAIVSQNINLFCAGVGLKTRPRVYMEKDKLRKVLNLSDSQVLLMNNPVSK, translated from the coding sequence ATGAAAAGAACATTTACATTGGTTGCGCTTTTAACAGGTATGTTGGGATTTTCTCAACCAGGAACAATTGTCAAGTTACCACAGCCTAACAAAGCGAGGGGTAAAACTATTATGGAAGCTTTTGCCTTAAGGGCTTCGGCAAGGGAGTTTAGTAGTGCAAACATAGATTTGCAAGATGTAGCCGATTTATTGTGGGCTGCAGTTGGTATTAACCGACCAGAAATAGGTAAAAAAACAGCTCCTTCTGCAATGAACACCCAAGATGTTGATGTTTATCTTATCAATAAAGAGGGTGCTTATGTTTATAAACCCAAGGAGCACGCCCTAATGCTGGTGAATGAAGGTGATTTTCGTTCAGCTGTAGCTGGAGCTCAGAAATATTTTGATAATGCAGCTCTGTTTCTTGTTATGGTTTCCGATACATCGCGTTTTAAACAGGGCAATGCTTCACAAAAAATGCAACTAGCCGCAATGGATGCAGCAATTGTTTCACAAAATATTAACCTTTTCTGTGCTGGTGTTGGGCTTAAAACTCGACCTAGAGTATACATGGAAAAGGACAAATTACGCAAGGTGCTAAATCTTAGCGATAGTCAAGTGCTTTTAATGAACAACCCTGTTAGCAAGTAA
- the mltG gene encoding endolytic transglycosylase MltG, with protein sequence MNLKLKKFWVLMGVLALIVVSVLVIRHLVVFRTNNTINEKEVLVYIPSGAEYKDVLDTLKSSKAIKSIERFDKVAKHFSYPDAVKPGCYAIKPGMNNVQLVRMLRIGHQKPVRVIFTSLRTFNDLAGRISRQIEADSVSLLRCFTSDSVAYNRGFTPENFMAMFIPNTYEFYWNTSALGFVKRMFKEYNRFWNDKRKQKAERIGLTPIEVSILASIVEEETNVKSEMPTVAGVYLNRLRKRIPLQADPTIKFAIGDFSIRRVLNRHLEVDSPYNTYKNRGLPPGPIRIPSITAIDAVLNAKKHSYLYFCASPDFSGRHVFSKTLSEHNRNANAYRRALNKERIYR encoded by the coding sequence ATGAACTTGAAATTAAAGAAGTTTTGGGTTTTAATGGGCGTGTTAGCTCTGATTGTTGTTTCTGTTCTGGTAATAAGACACTTAGTCGTTTTTCGGACTAACAACACGATAAATGAAAAAGAGGTATTAGTTTATATCCCTTCTGGTGCAGAATATAAGGATGTGCTTGATACATTAAAAAGCAGTAAAGCAATTAAAAGCATTGAACGGTTCGATAAGGTGGCAAAACACTTTTCTTATCCTGATGCAGTTAAGCCAGGATGTTACGCCATTAAACCAGGTATGAACAATGTTCAATTAGTTCGCATGCTTAGGATTGGCCATCAGAAACCCGTAAGAGTTATTTTTACTAGTTTAAGAACTTTTAATGACCTTGCAGGCCGGATTTCAAGACAAATCGAGGCAGATTCCGTATCCCTCCTTAGGTGTTTTACCTCCGATTCTGTTGCTTATAATCGTGGCTTTACTCCAGAAAATTTTATGGCAATGTTTATCCCAAACACCTACGAGTTTTACTGGAATACAAGTGCTTTAGGGTTTGTTAAGAGAATGTTTAAAGAGTATAATCGTTTTTGGAACGATAAGCGCAAACAAAAAGCAGAAAGAATTGGACTAACACCAATTGAAGTATCAATCCTTGCCTCTATTGTTGAGGAGGAAACAAATGTGAAATCAGAGATGCCAACTGTAGCTGGGGTTTACTTGAATAGGTTGCGTAAACGCATTCCGCTACAAGCAGACCCAACCATTAAGTTTGCTATTGGCGATTTTTCAATTCGAAGAGTACTTAATCGTCATTTAGAAGTGGATTCACCTTACAATACCTACAAAAACAGAGGGTTACCTCCTGGTCCAATTCGTATACCTTCTATTACAGCCATTGATGCTGTGCTTAATGCCAAGAAACATAGCTATCTGTATTTTTGTGCATCTCCCGATTTTTCGGGACGTCATGTATTTTCCAAAACATTATCTGAGCACAATAGGAATGCAAATGCTTACCGCCGGGCTTTGAATAAAGAAAGAATATATAGATAA
- the purB gene encoding adenylosuccinate lyase, translated as MFSIFGKILEKMQNNSLYAISPIDGRYINKVEELKEFFSEFALIKYRVWVEVEYFIALCNIHLPQLKAIDKSCFENLKDIYRNFSESDALRVKEIERVTNHDVKAVEYFLREKFDELNLSNFKEFIHFGLTSQDVNNTSFPAMLRDALSKQYYPNLENLIDKLKELSTEWADIALLAHTHGQPASPTRLGKEIRVFVERIEVQLNQLRQIPYSAKFGGATGNFNAHLLAYPNVDWVAFANRFVNEQLGLSRSQTTTQIEHYDNLAAMFDCLARINTILIDLSRDFWTYISMEYFKQKIKKGEVGSSAMPHKVNPIDFENAEGNLGIANAFYGHLSAKLPISRLQRDLTDSTVIRNIGVPVAHTLIAFKSILKGLDKLIVNKDAIDKDLENNWMVIAEGIQTILRREGYPNPYDALKQLTRTNQKVTPETFKEFVNSLDVSDVVKSELLGLTPFNYLGIK; from the coding sequence ATGTTTAGTATTTTTGGGAAAATTTTAGAAAAAATGCAAAACAACAGCTTGTATGCTATATCTCCAATTGATGGTAGATATATTAATAAGGTAGAGGAATTAAAAGAATTTTTCTCAGAATTTGCGCTTATTAAATATAGAGTTTGGGTTGAAGTTGAGTATTTTATTGCTCTTTGTAATATACATTTGCCCCAGCTCAAAGCTATCGATAAAAGTTGCTTTGAGAATCTCAAAGATATATACAGAAACTTTTCAGAGTCCGATGCATTAAGGGTTAAAGAGATTGAACGTGTAACAAATCATGATGTTAAAGCAGTTGAATACTTCCTTAGAGAAAAGTTTGATGAGTTAAATCTATCAAATTTTAAGGAGTTTATACATTTTGGATTAACCTCGCAGGATGTGAACAACACCTCTTTCCCTGCAATGCTTCGCGATGCATTAAGCAAGCAGTATTATCCAAATTTAGAAAACCTTATAGATAAGCTAAAAGAGCTAAGCACTGAATGGGCAGATATCGCCTTGCTGGCACATACTCATGGACAGCCTGCTTCGCCTACACGCTTAGGTAAGGAAATTAGGGTTTTTGTTGAGCGAATAGAAGTACAGCTGAATCAGCTTCGGCAAATCCCATATTCGGCAAAATTTGGTGGTGCAACTGGAAATTTTAATGCACACCTTTTGGCTTACCCTAATGTCGATTGGGTTGCCTTTGCTAACCGCTTTGTAAATGAACAGTTAGGGTTGAGCAGAAGTCAAACAACTACTCAGATTGAGCATTACGACAATCTGGCTGCTATGTTTGATTGCTTAGCAAGAATCAATACAATACTAATTGATTTGAGTAGAGATTTTTGGACCTATATCTCTATGGAATACTTTAAACAGAAAATTAAAAAGGGAGAGGTGGGTTCTTCGGCGATGCCGCATAAGGTAAATCCCATAGACTTTGAGAATGCCGAAGGTAATCTGGGAATCGCTAATGCATTTTATGGTCATCTTTCTGCTAAACTACCCATTTCGCGTTTACAGCGCGATTTGACGGACTCTACTGTGATTAGAAATATTGGGGTTCCGGTGGCTCATACCTTAATTGCTTTTAAATCAATACTAAAAGGTCTTGATAAACTTATTGTAAATAAAGATGCTATTGATAAAGACCTAGAAAATAATTGGATGGTTATTGCCGAAGGAATACAAACAATACTCCGCAGAGAAGGATATCCAAATCCCTATGATGCCCTTAAGCAGCTTACAAGGACAAACCAAAAGGTTACACCTGAGACTTTTAAGGAGTTTGTTAACTCCTTGGATGTGAGCGATGTCGTTAAGAGTGAACTGCTTGGGTTAACTCCTTTTAACTACCTTGGTATTAAATAG